The genomic segment CTGGCGACCAATACCCCGTTCCCCGACTGGCCGCGCCGGTTCTGGGCCCAGCTGCTGGCAGCGCCGGCGCTGCGCGCGCCCGCGGTGCTGCCCGACGACGCCGACGGCTTGCCCGCACTGGCCGGGCTATCCGGCGGTCCGCGGGTGACGGTGCTGCTGCGGATGGTGGCCGGCCTGCCCGAACACGAAGCGGCCGCGGTGCTCGGCGTGACCCGGGCCACGTATCGACTCGGTCTGCAGCGCGCCCTGCCGCACCGCGAGGACGGCAGTCCCGATCCCGACGCCTGGCGTCGCATCGCCGAGGCCGCGCAGGCGGCGATCCGCGCGCTGCCGCCCGACCGTCTGGCGCGCCTGGCCGGCTTGCGCGAGGCCGCGCTGCGCGGCCAGGTGCCGCCGCTGCGCCGGTTCCCGCTGCAGCGTGCCGTCGTTGCGCCGCCGCCGGCCGAAGCCGTGCCGCCGTCGGTCCGGACCCGTGCCCGCTGGCTGTGGCCCGCGCAGGCGATCGTCCTGGTGGCGATGCTCGCCGCGCTGGCCTGGACCTGGCGCGACGCCTGGCCGGGCGGCGGTCTCGATGACGACACGACGATCCGGATCGAAGCGCTGCCGGACGCGCAGTCGCCGGCATCGACTTACGACGACGAGGTCGCGCTGCTGACCGCGCCCGACTTCGAGCTGCTGACCGAATCGGAGGCCGCGGACTGGCGCGAGGACCCCGCGTTCTACGCGTGGTTGTCCACGCAGATCGAAACCCCGACCGACGACACCCGCGACGCCCATCTCGACGATGTGCCGGACGCCGCCGACGGTATGGAGACCACCGATGCCGATCTCTGAGCGCATGCGGCGTCGCGCCGGTGTCGCGTTGCTGCTGCTCGCCGCGCCGCTCGCGCAGGCCGCGTTGCCGGCCGCATTGAAGGCCGACACGCTGCCGGCCGCCGAGCGCGCGCAACTCGAAGCCCGCGCCGCGCGCCTCGCGCAAATGAGCCCGGCCGATCGCGATGCGCTGAAGGCGCGTCTGGCGGCGTGGCAGATCCTGCCGGCCAGCGAACGTGCGCGGCGGCGGATCGCCTGGCAGGCGGCCGACGCCCTGCCGCATGCCGAGCGCATGCAGCTGCAGCAGGCGGCCACGCATTTCGAGACGCTGCCCGAGTCCGAGCAGCGCGAACTGCGGCTGGCGTTCGAGCAACTCGATCTGAGCCTGCGCCGCGGCTGGCTGCTGGGCCCGGTGCTCGGCGCCGACTGGCCGCGTCTGCATCCGCTGTTCTCGGCGATGCCCGAAGACCAGCGCGGTCCGGTGCTGCTCGCGCTGCGCGCGACCTCGCTGCAGGCGCGCGACGACCTGGCCGCGCTGGCCCAGCGCACACCGCCGCAGGAGCGCGACGCGCTGCGCGCGCAATGGCTGGCGGTGCCGGCCGACACGCGCGATGCCTGGCTGCGTGCGCGGGTGTCCGGGACGCCCTGACGGCGTTTCGAACGCGACGCTACAACGCGTACAGCGCGTAGCCCGCCATCGGAATCGCGACGCTGAGAAACAGCGCGAAGTAGGCCATGCCGATGATCGCGAACTTGACCAGCGTCCACGGCCACGACTGGCCGTAGACGCGCTTCTGCATCAGCAGCAGATAGACCGGCATCGCCCACAGCAGCAGGATCTGCGCGAAGCCGAGAATGCCCGTCGACCACGCCGCGTGTGTCGCCAGCCAGGGCGATGCGAGCGCGCCGCACAGCACCAGCAACAACGCCAGCATCAGCGCCGCATGGCTGTAGAGGCCGACGACGACGTGCTCGAGATAGAGCCGGCCGCGGAACAGGTAGAGCAGCTTCAGCAGCACCGCGAACAGCGGCACCAGGATGAAGAGCGCGGTGGGCGCGACGCCGAACAGGGCGCGCACGAAGATCTGCGGATCGTTGTTGAACCGTTCGATGTTGCGCTCGATGCGTTCGCCGATCGGACCGCCGATGGTCGGCGGGCCGGACATCGGCATGTCGACGTCGTCGGACGCGGGCGTCGCCGCGGCCTGTGTGTCACCGGCTGCCGCACTGTCTGCGGATACCGCATCCATGCCGGTCAGCGCCGTACCTTCGGGCGCGAGTGCCGCGATCCGCGTGTCCGCATGCGCGCGCACTTCCGCGGCGGCGATGTCCAGTTGCGGTGACACGCCCGGCAATGCGCCGACGGTGCGGCGGGTCTCGGCGATGCCGGCCAGCGCGTCGTCGCGCATCGTCCGCACCTCGTCGACGGTCCGCGCCTGCGCGAACTCGGTGGCGACATCGTCGGTGCGCACCATCTGGCCCGGCTGGACATCCTGCATCGCGTCCTGGACCACGAACTTCGCAACGAAGAACGTCAGCAGCGTCAGGATCACGAACAGCCGCATCGGCGCGACATAGCGCACGCGATGGCCGCCGAGATAGCGGTTGGCGATGCGGCCGGGCACGAACAGGTCGCGCAGCGTCCGGAAGATGCGGCCGTCGAGATGCCAGAACGATTCGAAGACTTCCTCTACCGCGTGGGCGACGTTGCGCACCGGGCTGTGCGTGGACTGGCCGCAGGCGTGGCAGAAGTCGCCCTGCAGCGGCGTGCCGCAGTTCTCGCAGGCGGACTGGTGCGCGTCATCGGACGGCAGCGGCGGCAGGGCGGCGTGGGACATGCGCGGACGGATTCCTGGCAAGGCCGCAGCGGCGCGGCCGCGGACACGGAAAAAAGGCGGGGCGTGGGGCGCCGCGCGTGTCGCTCCCCTGCGCGGCGTGCCGGTAGAATGCGGTCCTTCGCGCCCCGGTGCCAGCGCACGCATCCGTCGTACGCGCGGCCGCAGTCGCAGAGCCGTTCCCATGTCTTCCGCAATCACGCCGCCGCCCTTCGGTCACGAGGTGCGGCGCACCGCCGTTCTGGCGGCTCCGCTGGTCGCCGGCCACGTCGCCACCGGCCTGATCGGCTTCGTCGATTCCGTCATCGCCGGCCACCACGGCACCGCCACGCTGGCCGGCGTCGCGGTGGGCACGGCGATCTTCTGGCTGCCGCTGATGGTGCCGATGGGCACGCTGATGGCGGTGCCGCCGTCGGTGTCGCAGCTCGACGGCGAAGGCCGCCATGCCGAGGTCGGCCCCCTGTTCCGGCAGGCGCTGTGGCTGGCGGCGGGTCTGGGCCTGGCGCTGTTCGGGCTGCTGACCGCGCTGGCCGCCGCGTTGGGTCCGTTCGGCATCGCGCCGGACATCGTGCCCGGCGCCACCGCGTTCCTGCACGGCATCCGCTGGGGCGTGCCGGCGCTGACGCTGTATTTCTGCATGCGCTACCTCAGCGACGGCCTGCACTGGACGCTGCCGACGATGGTCTTCGGCTTCGGCGGTCTCGCCGTGCTGGTGCCGATGGGCTACGCGCTCGCGTTCGGCTGGGGGCCGTTTCCGGAGGGCGGCGCCGGCGGGCTGGGCGTCGCGTCCGCGATCATGATGTGGATGCAGTCGATCGCATTCGCGTTGTATCTGGCGCTGTCGAAGCGATTCGCGCGCTACCAGCTGTTCACCCGGTTCGATCCGCCGCGCTGGCCGGAGATCCGCGCGCTGCTGCGTACCGGTCTGCCGATCGGCGTGACGGTGACGATGGAGGGCAGCCTGTTCGTCGTGACCGCGCTGCTGATCGGCCGGCTCGGCGAGATCGAGGCCGCCGCGCACCAGATCGCGATCAACGTCGCCGCGCTGTGTTTCATGGTGCCGTTTGGTCTGGCCGAAGCGACCACCGTGCGGGTGGGCAATGCGATCGGCCGCGGCCTCGGCAGCGCCGGCGTGCGCCGGGCGGGCTTTGCCGGTCTGGCGCTGGTGCTGATGACGCAGACGGTCTCGGGCGTGCTGCTCCTGCTGGGGCACGACCACGTAGTGCGCATCTACACCGAGGACGCCGCGGTCGCCGCACTTGCCGGCTCGCTGCTGCTCTACGCCGCCGCGTTCCAGTTTCCCGACGGCATCCAGGCGCTGTCGGCCGGCGCGCTGCGCGGGCTCAAGGACACGCGCGTGCCGATGTTCCTCGCCGCGGCTGCGTACTGGGGCGTGGGCATGGCGCTCGGCGCGACGCTCGGTCTGGGACTGGGCTGGGGCCCGAAGGGCATGTGGATCGGCCTGATCGCCGGTCTGACCGTCGCCGCCGTGCTGCTGGGCACCCGCTTCCTGCGCAGCAGCTGGCGCGTGCCCGCGCCGACCGTGGACCCGACGGCACAGTGACGACCGGCGCATGCATTGGCCTGCCGCGCCCGGTAGGCTGCGTGCTGGGATGGACCTTGGCCGCACCGCTGCCGGCGGCCACGACCCGCGAATTCTTCTGATGGAGCCGTTTTACGCATGAGTACTGTGCAGCCACGCGCGCCGCTGACGCGCTTCATTGTCGGCATCTGGGACGGGATGAATTTCATCCGCCGGTTGATCCTCAATTTCCTGTTCTTCGGCCTGTTGTTCCTGGTCGCACTGCTGATCCTGATCGCGATCGTCAGCGGCGGCTCGCGGCAGTCGCCGCTGCTCGAGCGCACCACGCTGGTCATCG from the Luteimonas fraxinea genome contains:
- a CDS encoding DUF3667 domain-containing protein, which encodes MSHAALPPLPSDDAHQSACENCGTPLQGDFCHACGQSTHSPVRNVAHAVEEVFESFWHLDGRIFRTLRDLFVPGRIANRYLGGHRVRYVAPMRLFVILTLLTFFVAKFVVQDAMQDVQPGQMVRTDDVATEFAQARTVDEVRTMRDDALAGIAETRRTVGALPGVSPQLDIAAAEVRAHADTRIAALAPEGTALTGMDAVSADSAAAGDTQAAATPASDDVDMPMSGPPTIGGPIGERIERNIERFNNDPQIFVRALFGVAPTALFILVPLFAVLLKLLYLFRGRLYLEHVVVGLYSHAALMLALLLVLCGALASPWLATHAAWSTGILGFAQILLLWAMPVYLLLMQKRVYGQSWPWTLVKFAIIGMAYFALFLSVAIPMAGYALYAL
- a CDS encoding MATE family efflux transporter, with protein sequence MSSAITPPPFGHEVRRTAVLAAPLVAGHVATGLIGFVDSVIAGHHGTATLAGVAVGTAIFWLPLMVPMGTLMAVPPSVSQLDGEGRHAEVGPLFRQALWLAAGLGLALFGLLTALAAALGPFGIAPDIVPGATAFLHGIRWGVPALTLYFCMRYLSDGLHWTLPTMVFGFGGLAVLVPMGYALAFGWGPFPEGGAGGLGVASAIMMWMQSIAFALYLALSKRFARYQLFTRFDPPRWPEIRALLRTGLPIGVTVTMEGSLFVVTALLIGRLGEIEAAAHQIAINVAALCFMVPFGLAEATTVRVGNAIGRGLGSAGVRRAGFAGLALVLMTQTVSGVLLLLGHDHVVRIYTEDAAVAALAGSLLLYAAAFQFPDGIQALSAGALRGLKDTRVPMFLAAAAYWGVGMALGATLGLGLGWGPKGMWIGLIAGLTVAAVLLGTRFLRSSWRVPAPTVDPTAQ
- a CDS encoding DUF3106 domain-containing protein — translated: MPISERMRRRAGVALLLLAAPLAQAALPAALKADTLPAAERAQLEARAARLAQMSPADRDALKARLAAWQILPASERARRRIAWQAADALPHAERMQLQQAATHFETLPESEQRELRLAFEQLDLSLRRGWLLGPVLGADWPRLHPLFSAMPEDQRGPVLLALRATSLQARDDLAALAQRTPPQERDALRAQWLAVPADTRDAWLRARVSGTP